In the genome of Aureimonas sp. OT7, one region contains:
- a CDS encoding proton-translocating transhydrogenase family protein, with protein sequence MASETLNTTHQALDAAQGAIEAARAGVDRLASEPGIAGAVQAATGVDPFLFHLAIFVLAIFVGYYVVWSVTPALHTPLMSVTNAISSVIIVGALLAVGISASGLATTFGFIALVLASVNIFGGFLVTQRMLAMYKKKDK encoded by the coding sequence ATGGCAAGCGAAACGCTGAACACGACGCACCAGGCGCTCGATGCCGCGCAGGGCGCCATCGAAGCGGCCCGCGCGGGCGTCGACAGACTTGCAAGCGAGCCGGGCATCGCCGGCGCGGTGCAGGCTGCGACGGGGGTGGACCCTTTCCTGTTCCATCTCGCGATCTTCGTCCTGGCGATCTTCGTCGGCTATTACGTGGTCTGGTCGGTGACGCCGGCGCTCCACACGCCGCTGATGAGCGTCACCAACGCGATCTCCTCCGTCATCATCGTCGGCGCGCTTCTGGCGGTCGGCATCTCGGCCTCGGGCCTTGCGACGACGTTCGGGTTCATCGCCCTCGTCCTCGCCTCGGTCAACATCTTCGGTGGCTTTCTCGTCACCCAGAGGATGCTGGCCATGTACAAGAAGAAGGACAAGTAA
- a CDS encoding GntR family transcriptional regulator, with protein sequence MSRPVPSRTVYDTLNAAILKGALKAGDKLSEPAIAAELGVSRAPVREAIRRLQERGLVTHVANQGVRVIAPTLPQFLHLLAVREALEGMAARLAASEMTEQELAELTDLVDKHGVALRAAPQGPYSQHDSDDDFHVRIARASRNPVLAELLCDQFYPRLFLCRQKHGAVKGRGLEAWKEHVRILNALQERDGEVAELQMRRHVRSARAALIAANAG encoded by the coding sequence ATGAGCCGGCCCGTACCCTCGCGAACGGTTTACGACACCTTGAACGCCGCGATCCTGAAGGGAGCGTTGAAGGCGGGCGACAAGCTCAGCGAACCGGCCATCGCCGCCGAACTCGGCGTCAGCCGCGCTCCGGTACGGGAGGCCATCCGCCGCCTTCAGGAGCGCGGGCTGGTAACCCATGTTGCAAACCAGGGCGTGCGCGTCATCGCGCCCACGCTGCCGCAGTTTCTGCATCTTCTGGCCGTGCGGGAGGCGCTCGAGGGCATGGCTGCGCGGTTGGCGGCAAGCGAGATGACCGAGCAGGAACTGGCCGAGTTGACCGACCTCGTCGACAAGCATGGGGTGGCGCTGCGCGCGGCCCCACAGGGGCCGTACAGTCAGCACGACAGTGACGACGACTTTCATGTCCGCATTGCGCGCGCCAGCCGCAACCCGGTGCTTGCCGAGCTGCTGTGCGACCAGTTCTACCCGCGCCTCTTTCTATGCCGCCAGAAACACGGGGCGGTCAAAGGGCGCGGGCTGGAGGCATGGAAGGAGCATGTGCGCATCCTCAACGCGCTGCAGGAGCGCGACGGCGAGGTGGCAGAGTTGCAGATGCGGCGTCATGTGCGGTCGGCCCGGGCGGCGCTGATCGCCGCCAATGCCGGCTAG
- a CDS encoding aa3-type cytochrome c oxidase subunit IV: MADHHHTGPITSAPMDYPEHERTYQGFLWLVKYGSIAVVAILLGMMVSLVGSWGVIGGLFMFVLSGAVLSYILR; encoded by the coding sequence ATGGCGGACCATCATCACACCGGGCCCATCACATCCGCACCGATGGACTATCCGGAGCACGAGCGCACCTACCAGGGCTTCCTGTGGCTGGTGAAGTACGGCAGCATCGCCGTCGTCGCCATCCTGCTCGGCATGATGGTCAGCCTGGTCGGAAGCTGGGGCGTCATCGGCGGCCTCTTCATGTTCGTCCTTTCGGGCGCCGTCCTGAGCTACATCCTGCGCTGA
- a CDS encoding N-acetyltransferase translates to MPEIGPDIRLRVERGADVPAREAVLDAAMGKARRRKSSEAIRRGRMPADGLSLIAEDEAGRVVGTVRLWHVDAGGRRALLLGPLAVQPGLDGRGIGSMLMRRAIAEASFRGHAAILLVGDAAYYERFGFSAQATGRLAMPGPYERHRLLALELAPGALEGADGVIRGSGRRLVADRRAA, encoded by the coding sequence ATGCCCGAAATCGGGCCCGACATCCGGCTGCGCGTCGAGCGCGGCGCGGACGTGCCGGCGCGCGAAGCGGTTCTGGACGCCGCGATGGGCAAGGCGCGCAGGCGCAAATCCTCGGAAGCGATCCGCCGTGGCCGGATGCCGGCGGATGGCCTTTCGCTGATCGCCGAAGACGAGGCCGGCCGCGTCGTCGGCACGGTCCGCCTGTGGCACGTCGATGCGGGTGGCCGGCGCGCCCTGCTGCTTGGGCCGCTGGCCGTCCAGCCGGGTCTCGACGGCCGGGGTATCGGCTCCATGCTGATGCGGCGCGCCATCGCCGAAGCGAGCTTTCGCGGCCACGCAGCCATCCTGCTGGTTGGCGACGCTGCCTATTACGAACGCTTCGGCTTCAGTGCGCAGGCAACGGGCCGGCTCGCCATGCCAGGCCCCTACGAACGGCATCGCCTGCTGGCGCTGGAACTGGCGCCCGGCGCGCTGGAGGGTGCGGACGGTGTCATCCGTGGCTCGGGCCGGCGCCTTGTCGCAGATCGCCGGGCCGCCTAG
- a CDS encoding gamma-glutamyl-gamma-aminobutyrate hydrolase family protein: MQRPIIAVPADIRTFENYTWHATPDTYLKAALRVAGVIPLIVPALSEGFDLADILDRVDGVMTTGSATNVHPGRYGVDATTSYEPFDTNRDTLSCAMIQGALSRDMPLLAICRGHQELNVALGGSLATEIQDKPGRMDHRAPSNPDQAARFALRHPVALEPGGRLRALIGADTIEVNSLHRQAVDRLADGLVVEATAPDGTVEAVSVASAPDYAFGFQWHPEYWAETDAPSRRILEGFGAACRRFSARRASHLQSAAE, encoded by the coding sequence ATGCAGCGCCCGATAATCGCCGTGCCGGCCGATATACGCACCTTCGAGAATTATACCTGGCACGCGACTCCCGACACCTATCTCAAGGCGGCACTGCGCGTTGCCGGCGTCATACCGCTCATCGTGCCCGCACTGTCCGAGGGTTTCGACCTCGCCGACATCCTCGACCGCGTCGACGGCGTGATGACGACGGGGTCGGCCACCAATGTTCATCCCGGTCGATATGGCGTCGACGCAACGACCTCATACGAACCCTTCGATACGAACCGCGATACCCTGTCCTGTGCGATGATCCAGGGGGCGCTGTCCCGCGATATGCCGCTTCTTGCCATCTGCCGTGGCCATCAGGAGCTCAACGTCGCGCTTGGCGGCAGCCTGGCGACGGAAATCCAGGATAAGCCGGGCCGAATGGATCATCGGGCGCCGTCCAACCCTGACCAGGCCGCACGTTTTGCGCTGCGCCACCCCGTGGCGCTCGAACCGGGCGGGCGCCTGCGCGCGCTGATCGGCGCGGACACGATCGAGGTGAACTCGCTGCACCGGCAGGCCGTGGACCGGCTGGCCGACGGCCTCGTGGTGGAGGCGACAGCCCCGGACGGAACGGTCGAGGCCGTGTCGGTGGCGTCCGCCCCGGACTATGCCTTCGGTTTCCAGTGGCACCCGGAATACTGGGCCGAGACGGATGCGCCCTCGCGCAGGATCCTGGAGGGATTCGGCGCTGCCTGCCGGCGCTTTTCCGCGCGGCGCGCGTCACATCTGCAGAGCGCCGCCGAGTAG
- a CDS encoding type 1 glutamine amidotransferase domain-containing protein, whose protein sequence is MPNIRQARIAILATDGFEQSELVQPLTKLREAGATVDVVSLKPGEIKGWDETDWGDSVPVDKILSQVSVDDYDALVLPGGQINPDVLRSEPEAVKFVHDFYNTKKTLAAICHAPWLLVEAGVIRDRDVTSYQSIKTDVVNAGGRWHDEEVVTDQALITSRNPGDLPAFIAKIIEEVEEGRHEKREAA, encoded by the coding sequence ATGCCCAACATCAGGCAGGCCCGCATCGCGATTCTGGCGACCGATGGTTTCGAGCAGTCCGAGCTCGTACAGCCGCTGACCAAGCTGCGCGAAGCCGGCGCGACGGTGGACGTCGTGTCGCTGAAGCCGGGCGAGATCAAGGGATGGGACGAGACGGACTGGGGGGACAGCGTGCCCGTCGACAAGATCCTGTCGCAGGTGTCGGTCGACGATTACGACGCGCTCGTGCTTCCCGGCGGCCAGATCAACCCGGATGTCCTGCGCTCCGAGCCGGAAGCGGTCAAGTTCGTGCATGATTTCTACAACACGAAAAAGACGCTGGCAGCGATCTGCCATGCGCCCTGGCTGCTCGTCGAGGCCGGCGTGATCCGCGATCGCGACGTCACTTCCTATCAGTCCATCAAGACCGACGTCGTCAATGCCGGCGGACGGTGGCACGACGAGGAAGTCGTGACGGATCAGGCCCTGATCACCTCCCGCAACCCTGGCGATCTGCCGGCTTTCATCGCCAAGATCATCGAGGAGGTCGAGGAAGGACGGCACGAGAAGCGCGAAGCAGCCTGA
- a CDS encoding L,D-transpeptidase, with protein sequence MKRFALSLALFACLLAVPAMAATEPAPRNPVVFDAAGYEAGTIVVLTAQRKLYLVTGPREALVYDIAVGKPSEQWFGKSWVSRKRLNPTWIPTPDMRSKNPALPQSVGPGPKNPLGVRAINLGWGYYRIHGTNAPNSIGGAASAGCFRMRNADVADLFERVHVGAEVVVLK encoded by the coding sequence ATGAAACGCTTTGCCTTGTCTCTCGCCCTTTTCGCCTGCCTTCTGGCCGTGCCCGCGATGGCCGCGACGGAGCCGGCCCCGCGCAATCCGGTCGTGTTCGATGCTGCCGGATACGAAGCCGGGACGATCGTCGTCCTGACGGCCCAGCGCAAGCTGTATCTCGTGACCGGGCCGAGGGAGGCCCTCGTCTACGACATCGCCGTCGGCAAGCCGAGCGAGCAATGGTTCGGCAAGAGCTGGGTTTCCCGCAAGCGCCTCAACCCGACCTGGATTCCCACGCCGGACATGCGGTCCAAAAACCCGGCGCTGCCGCAATCGGTCGGGCCGGGCCCGAAAAATCCGCTGGGCGTGCGCGCGATCAATCTCGGCTGGGGCTACTATCGCATTCACGGCACGAATGCACCCAACTCCATCGGCGGCGCCGCCTCGGCGGGTTGCTTCCGAATGCGCAACGCCGATGTCGCCGACCTTTTCGAGCGGGTCCATGTCGGCGCCGAGGTCGTCGTGCTGAAATAG
- a CDS encoding DUF1007 family protein: MAIRRSAPFAAALMACGAATPALAHPHVFVEGRMEIVGGTGTNLQAIRNIWRMDELFSSSVLFDFDKNANGTLDADELTAIGETVRQSIAEWDYYTLITIAGRPVRMAPPERIRALYEHDQLLLFFEMTPAEPIDLAKQAVTFSNFDDSFFVAFDFAGEEAFQLLDLPSSCTKAFTVPDPDEAAANWMAEISMLRPDQKVPDDGIDYSKALATHVDVTCPG, translated from the coding sequence ATGGCCATCCGAAGATCCGCACCGTTTGCGGCCGCCCTTATGGCGTGCGGCGCGGCAACGCCGGCGCTGGCCCACCCCCATGTCTTCGTCGAAGGCCGCATGGAAATCGTCGGCGGCACCGGCACGAACCTCCAGGCGATCCGCAACATCTGGCGGATGGACGAGCTGTTCTCCTCCAGCGTCCTGTTCGACTTCGACAAGAATGCCAACGGGACGCTCGACGCCGATGAGCTGACGGCCATCGGCGAGACGGTGCGCCAGTCCATCGCCGAATGGGATTATTACACGCTCATCACCATCGCCGGCCGGCCGGTGCGCATGGCGCCGCCGGAGCGGATCCGGGCGCTGTACGAGCACGACCAGCTTCTACTTTTCTTCGAGATGACGCCGGCCGAGCCGATCGACCTCGCGAAGCAGGCGGTGACGTTCTCCAACTTCGACGACAGCTTCTTCGTGGCCTTCGACTTCGCCGGCGAGGAGGCGTTCCAGCTTCTCGACCTGCCGTCAAGCTGCACCAAGGCCTTCACCGTGCCCGACCCGGACGAGGCCGCGGCAAACTGGATGGCGGAGATTTCCATGTTGCGGCCGGACCAGAAGGTGCCCGACGACGGGATCGACTATTCCAAGGCCCTCGCAACCCATGTGGACGTCACATGCCCCGGTTGA
- the odc2 gene encoding ornithine/lysine decarboxylase, with product MATQRITDFLATRRPSGPCLVVDLEVVRENFIGFRRALPGSAIYYAVKANPAPEILRLLASLGSSFDCASVAEVEMAMNAGATADRISYGNTIKKERDIASAHALGVSLFAVDCVEEVEKVARAAPGARVFCRVLTDGAGAEWPLSRKFGCVPAMAIDVLETAHRLGLQATGVSFHVGSQQTDTEAWDGALADAANVFNTLAERGIVLTLVNMGGGFPTRYLKDVPTAEAYGQSIFAALSRHFGNRLPETIIEPGRGMVGDAGVIKAEVVLVSRKSATDENRWVYLDIGKFGGLAETMDEAIRYPIVTARDADRKEPCVLAGPTCDSADVMYEKVPYPLPITLTVGDEVLIEGTGAYTTTYASVAFNGFEPLRAYVI from the coding sequence ATGGCAACGCAACGTATCACCGATTTCCTGGCCACCCGACGTCCGAGCGGACCTTGCCTCGTCGTCGACCTCGAGGTCGTGCGCGAAAATTTCATCGGCTTCCGCCGCGCCCTCCCCGGCTCTGCCATCTACTATGCCGTAAAAGCCAATCCGGCGCCTGAAATCCTGCGCCTGCTGGCCTCTCTCGGCTCCAGCTTCGATTGCGCCTCCGTGGCAGAAGTCGAAATGGCGATGAATGCCGGTGCGACCGCCGACCGCATCTCCTATGGCAACACGATCAAGAAAGAGCGTGATATCGCGAGCGCACATGCACTCGGCGTATCGCTGTTCGCGGTCGATTGCGTCGAAGAGGTCGAGAAGGTGGCGCGCGCGGCGCCGGGGGCACGCGTTTTCTGCCGTGTCCTGACGGACGGAGCCGGTGCCGAATGGCCGCTGTCGCGCAAGTTCGGCTGCGTCCCGGCCATGGCCATCGACGTTCTGGAAACCGCGCATCGCCTGGGCCTCCAGGCGACCGGCGTCTCCTTCCATGTCGGCTCGCAGCAGACCGACACCGAAGCCTGGGACGGTGCCCTCGCCGATGCCGCCAACGTGTTCAACACGCTGGCCGAGCGCGGCATCGTGCTGACGCTCGTCAACATGGGCGGCGGCTTCCCGACGCGTTATCTGAAGGACGTGCCCACCGCCGAGGCCTATGGCCAGTCGATCTTCGCAGCGCTGAGCCGCCATTTCGGCAACCGCCTGCCCGAAACGATCATCGAGCCCGGCCGCGGCATGGTGGGTGATGCCGGCGTCATCAAGGCGGAAGTGGTTCTGGTGTCGCGCAAGTCCGCGACCGACGAGAACCGCTGGGTCTATCTCGACATCGGCAAGTTCGGCGGCCTCGCCGAAACGATGGACGAGGCGATCCGCTATCCCATCGTCACTGCGCGCGACGCCGACCGCAAGGAGCCCTGCGTTCTGGCCGGCCCGACTTGCGACAGCGCCGACGTCATGTACGAAAAGGTACCCTATCCGCTCCCGATCACGCTGACGGTGGGCGATGAGGTCCTGATCGAAGGCACGGGCGCCTATACGACGACCTATGCCTCGGTGGCCTTCAACGGTTTCGAGCCGTTGCGCGCCTACGTCATCTGA
- a CDS encoding LysR family transcriptional regulator: MDTLTRMRAFIAVIENGGFSAAARKTGRSKALLSKYVRELEDELGVLLINRTTRQVALTAAGEVYLARASGLLADLDSLNEEARAATGEARGTLRISAARTFGDAEFGLSLIEFAKAHPEIRLDVHLDDNFINLVEEGFDVAIRMTRLDDSSLIARRLTSLDFVICATPELVRRHGLPAHPQDLTDWPVVIDSNARTLYNWTFRDPDTGAAIPVNVSGQFTANSPVTVRAAVLAGLGAALEPEFIVREDIAAGRLVRMLDAYMPSEAGIYAVFPHRRHLPARTRLFVDFLATWFRQNCAEKLGAAA, translated from the coding sequence TTGGACACACTCACGCGCATGCGCGCCTTCATCGCCGTGATCGAGAATGGCGGCTTCTCGGCCGCGGCCCGTAAGACGGGCCGCTCCAAGGCGCTGTTGTCGAAATATGTACGCGAGCTGGAAGACGAACTCGGCGTCCTGCTGATCAACAGGACGACCCGGCAGGTGGCGCTGACGGCGGCCGGAGAGGTGTATCTTGCGCGGGCCAGCGGGCTTCTGGCCGACCTCGACTCACTCAACGAGGAAGCGCGCGCTGCCACCGGCGAGGCCAGGGGCACCCTGCGTATCAGCGCGGCCCGCACCTTCGGCGATGCCGAATTCGGCCTGTCGTTGATCGAGTTCGCCAAGGCGCATCCGGAGATACGCCTGGATGTCCATCTGGACGACAATTTCATCAACCTCGTCGAGGAGGGATTCGACGTGGCCATCCGCATGACGCGGCTGGACGATTCGTCTTTGATCGCCCGCCGGCTCACATCCCTCGACTTCGTGATCTGCGCGACGCCGGAACTGGTACGCCGCCACGGCCTTCCGGCCCACCCGCAGGACCTCACCGACTGGCCGGTCGTGATCGATTCCAACGCGCGCACGCTGTACAACTGGACCTTCCGCGACCCGGACACCGGCGCGGCCATTCCGGTCAACGTATCGGGCCAGTTCACCGCCAATTCGCCCGTCACGGTGCGCGCAGCCGTCCTTGCCGGGCTTGGCGCGGCCCTGGAACCGGAATTCATCGTGCGGGAAGACATCGCCGCGGGCCGGCTGGTGCGCATGCTCGACGCCTACATGCCAAGCGAGGCCGGCATCTACGCCGTCTTTCCACACCGGCGGCATCTTCCGGCGCGGACACGCCTTTTCGTTGACTTTCTGGCAACCTGGTTCCGTCAGAATTGCGCGGAAAAGCTCGGCGCGGCCGCCTGA
- a CDS encoding Re/Si-specific NAD(P)(+) transhydrogenase subunit alpha produces MKLFVPKEREAGEPRVAASPDSIKKLKALGFDVVVESGAGALSRIPDDAFTAAGASIGSAADAADADLVLKVRRPGADELASYRKGAVVVAMMDPYGNETALSAMANAGVTAFAMELMPRITRAQVMDVLSSQANLAGYQAVIDAAEVYDRAFPMMMTAAGTVPAARVFVMGAGVAGLQAIATARRLGAVVTATDVRPAAKEQVESLGAKFIAVEDEEFKAAETAGGYAKQMSAEYQKKQAELTASHIAKQDIVITTALIPGRPAPRLVSRAMIDTMKPGSVLVDLAVERGGNVEGAVADTIADVGPARVIGYLNVPGRIAATASLLYARNLSAFVETMVDKETKALRIDLGDELQKATALTHEGAVVHPQFKPAEAAVSGEVA; encoded by the coding sequence ATGAAACTCTTCGTTCCCAAAGAGCGGGAAGCGGGTGAGCCGCGTGTCGCGGCCTCTCCCGACAGCATCAAGAAACTGAAGGCGCTGGGCTTCGACGTGGTGGTCGAAAGCGGCGCCGGGGCGCTGTCGCGCATTCCGGACGACGCCTTCACCGCCGCGGGCGCTTCCATCGGCAGCGCGGCCGACGCCGCCGACGCGGACCTGGTCCTCAAGGTGCGCAGGCCCGGTGCGGACGAGCTTGCCTCCTATCGCAAAGGCGCAGTCGTCGTCGCGATGATGGATCCCTATGGGAACGAGACTGCGCTGTCTGCCATGGCCAATGCCGGTGTGACGGCCTTCGCGATGGAGCTGATGCCGCGCATCACCCGCGCACAGGTGATGGACGTCCTGTCCAGCCAGGCCAACCTTGCCGGCTATCAGGCCGTCATCGATGCCGCCGAAGTCTACGACCGCGCCTTCCCGATGATGATGACGGCGGCCGGCACGGTGCCGGCGGCGCGCGTCTTCGTGATGGGGGCAGGCGTGGCCGGCCTGCAGGCCATCGCGACGGCGCGCCGCCTGGGAGCCGTCGTCACCGCGACCGACGTGCGTCCCGCCGCCAAGGAGCAGGTCGAATCGCTCGGCGCCAAGTTCATCGCCGTCGAGGACGAGGAGTTCAAGGCGGCCGAGACGGCGGGCGGCTATGCCAAGCAGATGTCGGCCGAATATCAGAAGAAGCAGGCCGAGCTGACGGCAAGCCATATCGCCAAGCAGGACATCGTCATCACCACCGCGCTCATACCGGGCCGGCCCGCGCCGCGCCTGGTCAGCCGGGCGATGATCGACACGATGAAGCCCGGCTCCGTACTGGTGGACCTTGCGGTGGAGCGCGGCGGCAATGTGGAAGGCGCCGTCGCCGACACGATCGCCGATGTCGGTCCGGCCAGGGTGATCGGCTATCTCAATGTGCCCGGCCGTATCGCCGCAACGGCGTCGCTGCTTTATGCGCGCAATCTTTCGGCCTTCGTGGAAACGATGGTCGACAAGGAAACCAAGGCGCTGCGCATCGACCTCGGCGACGAGTTGCAGAAGGCGACGGCACTGACGCACGAGGGTGCCGTGGTGCACCCGCAGTTCAAACCGGCGGAAGCCGCAGTTTCGGGGGAGGTTGCCTGA
- a CDS encoding nickel/cobalt transporter has translation MPRLSVILVAVAALFCLVEPTLAQSSLGIGNAEVAMQPGTGPLSGLFLWIGSVQREFFTGLRQGLVALRSGEGGIAPLIGLSFVYGIFHAAGPGHGKAVISSYMLANEVQLRRGVALSFLSAGFQALSALILVGVGWYVLRGTGLSMTSVGWGMEVASYAMIAVFGVWLLARKLSRMWASRRVGSTAAGGLVFADAGSHSAGASASGFSATGYDPDVCQAQASECDCGRAHMLDPARLATGRFTIGSGVSAAFAVGLRPCAGAIVVLTFALVNGLWVGGVLSVLAMAIGTAITVSALAALAVYAKGTALRFGSRSTAWRDSLEIAGALLLVLFGILLLGGALQM, from the coding sequence ATGCCCCGGTTGAGCGTTATCCTGGTCGCCGTGGCGGCCCTCTTCTGTCTGGTGGAGCCGACGCTGGCCCAATCGTCACTCGGCATCGGCAATGCCGAGGTGGCCATGCAGCCGGGCACCGGCCCGCTTTCGGGGCTGTTCCTGTGGATCGGCAGCGTCCAGCGCGAGTTCTTCACCGGCCTGCGCCAGGGGCTGGTGGCGCTGCGCTCGGGCGAAGGCGGCATCGCGCCCCTGATCGGGCTGTCTTTCGTCTACGGTATCTTCCATGCGGCCGGGCCGGGCCACGGCAAGGCCGTCATCTCATCCTACATGCTGGCGAACGAGGTGCAGTTGCGCCGGGGTGTCGCGCTGTCGTTCCTGTCGGCGGGGTTCCAGGCCCTGTCCGCGCTGATCCTGGTCGGCGTCGGATGGTATGTCCTGCGCGGAACCGGCCTGTCCATGACGTCGGTCGGCTGGGGCATGGAAGTCGCCTCCTATGCGATGATCGCCGTCTTCGGCGTCTGGTTGCTGGCGCGCAAGCTGAGCCGCATGTGGGCCAGCCGCAGGGTCGGGTCCACGGCGGCCGGCGGCCTGGTCTTCGCCGACGCCGGAAGCCATTCGGCCGGTGCGAGCGCATCCGGATTCAGCGCGACGGGCTACGATCCGGATGTCTGCCAGGCGCAGGCGTCGGAATGCGATTGCGGCCGCGCCCATATGCTGGACCCGGCACGCCTGGCCACCGGCCGCTTCACCATCGGGTCGGGCGTCTCTGCCGCGTTCGCCGTGGGCCTTCGGCCCTGCGCCGGGGCCATCGTCGTTCTCACCTTCGCACTGGTCAACGGCCTGTGGGTTGGCGGCGTCCTGTCCGTTCTGGCCATGGCCATCGGAACGGCAATCACCGTTTCCGCGCTGGCGGCGCTGGCCGTCTATGCCAAGGGCACGGCCCTGCGCTTCGGCAGCCGGTCGACGGCCTGGCGCGATAGCCTGGAGATCGCCGGAGCGCTGCTTCTGGTGCTGTTCGGCATCCTGCTACTCGGCGGCGCTCTGCAGATGTGA
- a CDS encoding regulatory protein RecX, translated as MHRDTQPPAEAASDIERWLMRAALSYINRYPTSQANLSRVLVRKLQRRLDDPDEAAALVARVVDRLVEARLVDDSLFAGARVAALKRRGISAAVTRAKLREKGVDEATASTALLEEGHDEREAAHAYARRRGLGPFRVRDRTGRRDRDVAAMARAGFPVDIAIDIVDGDRDWNDPQR; from the coding sequence ATGCATCGCGACACTCAACCTCCGGCGGAAGCGGCGTCCGACATCGAGCGCTGGCTGATGCGCGCGGCGCTTTCCTACATCAACCGCTACCCGACCTCGCAGGCCAATCTTTCCCGCGTGCTCGTGCGCAAGCTGCAGCGCCGGCTGGACGATCCGGACGAGGCTGCTGCCCTGGTGGCGCGTGTCGTGGACCGGCTCGTCGAGGCGCGCCTCGTCGACGACTCTCTCTTTGCCGGGGCGCGCGTGGCGGCGTTGAAGCGGCGGGGCATTTCCGCGGCGGTGACGCGGGCGAAGCTGCGCGAGAAAGGCGTGGACGAGGCAACGGCATCGACCGCCCTTCTGGAGGAGGGGCACGATGAGCGCGAGGCCGCCCATGCCTATGCGCGGCGCCGTGGATTGGGCCCTTTTCGCGTTCGGGACAGGACAGGGCGGCGGGACCGGGATGTCGCGGCCATGGCGCGCGCCGGCTTTCCGGTGGATATCGCGATCGATATCGTCGATGGCGACCGGGATTGGAACGATCCCCAACGGTAG